In a genomic window of Besnoitia besnoiti strain Bb-Ger1 chromosome XI, whole genome shotgun sequence:
- a CDS encoding hypothetical protein (encoded by transcript BESB_021510) translates to MRDVSPPRVASRRTPSAAEALAAARRLQEERKKRKARERREGDEAGENGGRGERPDRSAERERNEKTRGRREKERDRASSEEARRRRRHRGGSGERSVEREVRRDRRDTAGGDGSEERERRERRSWRDRSSSPRQDDERRRRRPREDEDDRRGGERARGSGEERCSESASKKREPVLSGGEALAAVEKLQAEKKREHDRKRAQQREEEQRRAEEEKEILEKEISRRREEKVASLQESLKNAKEFLALAAQAAILSPPVPAPIPFPSLLPPLLPAQPPPSSAPAGSIGAEERDEGGRAYGERDKRGENERLDREPRGGAGDWAQGRAREGGRREDYWGPGGARRGEERDDLREKPERRGREDARRPPRDWRGEERDSRAERERSRDAPPLRRLPPPGRSEGEWEPERARDFPIPSGGRARSGAFPGILPFGPNFEKDEWTRFLEWQKWRKDTRKKRAFDPEAIWTPQRDLSPTRWKTTALAAPEPAAATSARSEPKKEAKEKNEEERARERDERRHENMTAEEKQAEAAWRKKIQEIEKKGGGRRVDSDEEPSKRRKKSGKKRRKDSDSESDSSTSSEAEAEADEDVKVPAARVPGMDGSALEKRMEEEDKVREEKMEKWRAKQEKKKRRVMREKEELEELELEEAWKKAGTRDFVKALSFKGARPGFVFRTGKEGTGYYKDRQEILKLVRDGHIVVSGVQLAAAVKKEKGSLKDGKGKKKKKSKKKLGKKKDSDSSDSSDSSDSSDSSDSSDSSDSSDSSDSSADEKKKRKKKGKKKKKKGKKSKKRAKRKRELSSSESGDDDDQRSGDASEDEEGSAPTKAAVRPNVAVLEAALAEKKAADAAAAEAAFGDFSDDEDDDAFGPAPLGVTSKLAARNVDYGGALRPGEGAAIAQYVQEGKRIPRRGEVGLTADEIQAFEDLGYVMSGSRHRRMNAIRIRKENQVYSAEEQRALAMFNYEEKANREAQLINDLREMLKKQNETLAVEEMEEKFGKKQEE, encoded by the exons ATGCGAGACGTGTCTCCAccccgcgtcgcttcgcggcgcacgccgtccgccgcggaggcgcttgctgcggctcggcggctgcaggaggaaaggaagaagcgcaaggcgcgcgagcggagggagggcgaTGAGGCGGGAGAGAATGGAGGGCGGGGAGAGCGCCCAGATCGAAGCGCTGAAAGGGAGCGCaacgagaagacgcgaggcaggagagagaaggagcgcgaccgcgcctcgtctgaagaagcgcggagaaggaggcggcacAGGGGGGGCAGCGGGGAACGCTCTGTAGAGCGAGAGGTGCGACGGGACAGGAGAGACAcagccggaggcgacggaagcgaggagagagagcgcagagagcgacgcagctggCGCGACCGCTCCAGCAGCCCGCGGCAGGATgacgagcggcgccgcaggaggccccgcgaagacgaagacgataGGCGCGGCGgtgagagagcgcgaggcagcggagaggagaggtGCAGTGAGTCGGCttcgaagaagcgcgagccCGTCCTGTCTGGCGGCGAGGCACTCGCGGCCGTCGAGAAGCTtcaggcggagaagaagagggagcaTGACCggaagcgcgcgcagcagagagaagaagagcagcggcgcgcggaagaagagaaagagattCTGGAGAAAGAGatctcgcgcagacgcgaagagaaagttgcgtctctgcaggaGTCGCTGAAAAATGCGAAGGagttcctcgctctcgccgcgcaaGCGGCAATTCTTTCTCCGCCGGTTCCCGCGCCAATCccgtttccttctctgcttccgccgctccttcccgcgcagccgccccccTCTTCAGCACCTGCGGGTTCGATAGGCGCCGAAGAacgagacgaaggcggccgcgcctacggggagagagacaaaagGGGAGAGAACGAGCGGTTGGACCgggagccgcgaggcggcgcaggcgactggGCCCAGGGGCGagcccgcgaaggcggccgcagagaggatTATTGGGgacccggcggcgcgaggaggggggaggagagagacgacctGCGTGAGAAGCCtgagagaagaggccgcgaggacgcgcgccgcccccctcgagactggaggggggaggagagggacagccgcgcggagcgcgagcggagtcgcgacgcgcctccgctgcgacGCCTTCCTCCACCTGGAAGGTCTGAAGGCGAGTGGGAGCCGGAGCGCGCTCGAGACTTTCCGATTCCGtcgggagggcgcgcgcggagcgggGCGTTTCCAGGGATTTTGCCGTTTGGGCCGAATTTCGAAAAAGACGAGTGGACGCGCTTCCTCGAGTGGCAGAAGTGGCGGAAAGacacgcggaagaagcgtGCGTTCGATCCCGAAGCGATCtggacgccgcagcgcgaccTTTCGCCCACGCgctggaagacgacggccctcgcggcgccggagcccgcggcggctacctccgcgcgaagcgagccaaagaaggaggcgaaggagaaaaatgaggaggagcgcgcgagggagcgcgacgagaggcGCCACGAAAACATGACtgcggaggagaagcaggcCGAGGCCGCATGGCGGAAGAAGATCCAAGAGAtagagaagaagggcggcgggcgccgcgtggaCAGCGATGAGGAGCCGAGCAAAAGGAGGAAAAAGTCcggaaaaaaacgcagaaaagacaGCGACTCAGAGAGTGACAGCAGCACCTCCTCAGAGGCTGAAGCCGAAGCCGACGAAGACGTCAAGGTCCCTGCGGCGAGAGTCCCGGGCATGGACGGCTCCGCCCTCGAGAAACGGATGGAAGAGGAGGACAAAgtgcgagaagaaaagatgGAAAAGTGGCGCGCGAagcaagagaaaaagaaacgcAGAGTCAtgcgagaaaaggaagaacTCGAGGAACTGGAACTGGAAG AGGCTTGGAAGAAGGCAGGTACGCGGGACTTTGTGAAGGCGCTTTCCTTTaagggcgcgaggcccggcttcgtcttccgcacGGGCAAGGAGGGAACGGGATACTACAAGGATCGCCAGGAGATTCTGAAGCTCGTGCGCGACGGTCACATCGTCGTGAGCGGCGTTCAGCTCGCTGCGGCAGtcaagaaggagaagggcTCGCTCAAGGACGGCAAGggcaagaagaaaaagaagagcaAGAAAAAACTcggaaagaagaaggacagtgacagcagcgacagcagtgACAGCAGtgacagcagcgacagcagtgacagcagcgacagcagcgacagcagcgacagcagcgacagcagcgcagacgagaaaaagaagagaaagaagaaag gcaagaagaagaaaaagaagggcAAGAAGAGCAAGAAGCGCGCCAAGAGGAAGCGGGAGTTGTCCAGCAGCGAAAGCGGCGATGACGACGACCagaggagcggcgacgcctcggaagacgaggagggcagcgCTCCGACGAAGGCTGCAGTCCGCCCGAATGTCGCAGTCCTGGAGGCTGCTCTAGCGGAGAAGA aggctgcagacgcagccgccgcggaggcagcatTTGGCGATTTctcagacgacgaggacgacgatgCCTtcgggcctgcgcctctcggcgtGACCAGcaagctcgccgcgcgaaacGTCGA CTATGGTGGAGCGCTGCGTCCTGGAGAAGGTGCAGCCATCGCCCAATACGTGCAAGAAGGAAAGCGTATTcctcgaagaggagaagTCGGGTTGACTGCGGACGAAATTCAAGCCTTCGAAGACCTCGGATACGTCATGAGTGGTTCCAG